A window from Salvia miltiorrhiza cultivar Shanhuang (shh) chromosome 2, IMPLAD_Smil_shh, whole genome shotgun sequence encodes these proteins:
- the LOC131013343 gene encoding uncharacterized protein LOC131013343 produces MWALRASAMAGAGAAAQAFIRRAVPSSHSLRSINLTSFRTSPLIAPFTPSALDICPPPQAAKSKADVLVNGVGDKDTVEDVKRILEMANRASLRRETLHTDFLTPPVLKESMLALEKIADIKMVAQGGYPEAERCRLSVGHPDILTSDPDIVAALCISGNFGFESCTHGDFLGAIVGTGIVRDKLGDIILQGEKGAQILVVPELVDFLISSLDKVRNVSVTCKKIPLLALEYQPPRTKSLKTVEASQRLDAIASAGFKISRSKMADLISNGDVRVNWATVTKSNTTLKAGDIISVSGKGRIKVGEINSTRKGKFAVELIRFL; encoded by the exons ATGTGGGCGCTACGCGCCTCGGCCATGGCCGGCGCCGGCGCTGCCGCGCAAGCTTTCATCCGAAGGGCAGTTCCTTCATCTCATTCTCTTCGTTCAATTAATCTCACTAGCTTCAGAACTTCCCCTCTAATCGCTCCCTTCACTCCCTCAG CTCTGGACATTTGCCCCCCACCACAGGCTGCTAAGAGTAAAGCAGATGTTCTCGTCAATGGGGTGGGAGATAAGGATACGGTTGAAGATGTCAAGAGAATTCTTGAAATG GCAAACCGGGCATCATTAAGGCGGGAAACTTTACATACCGACTTTCTTACACCTCCTGTATTGAAAGAATCAATGCTTGCTCTCGAAAAGATTGCTGACATCAAGATGGTTGCCCAGGGAGGATATCCAGAG GCTGAGCGTTGCCGGCTATCAGTTGGGCATCCAGACATATTAACATCTGATCCCGACATTGTTGCAGCACTGTG CATCTCAGGGAATTTCGGATTTGAATCCTGTACTCATGGTGACTTCCTCGGGGCAATTGTTGGAACTGGGATAGTGAGGGATAAGCTAGGAGACATTATATTGCAG GGAGAAAAGGGGGCCCAAATTCTTGTTGTTCCGGAACTAGTTGACTTCCTTATCTCCTCATTGGACAAG GTGAGAAATGTTTCTGTCACCTGTAAAAAGATACCACTGCTTGCTCTTGAATACCAGCCACCGAG GACCAAGTCTTTGAAAACCGTGGAAGCATCGCAACGACTTGATGCCATAGCCAGTGCCGGTTTCAAAATTTCACGGTCTAAAATGGCTGATTTGATCAG CAATGGAGATGTACGCGTCAATTGGGCTACTGTGACAAAAAGCAACACAACTTTGAAGGCAGGAGACATAATCTCCGTTAGTGGTAAAGGAAGAATAAAG GTCGGAGAAATAAACTCAACGAGGAAGGGGAAGTTTGCAGTCGAGCTGATTCGCTTTTTGTAA